agcagcacatcacaaacaaagagctgtatggggaCCTACcaaaactttcacagaagatcagagagaggaggacacgtttcgctgggcatgcatacagaagcaaaaatgagcctgtagccaagctgatccattggacaccaaaacatggaaacagaaaatctggcagaccccctctaacatacgtggatgtattgaaacaggacactggactggatgttatggatttgggaacggccatgcaggacagaagggtttggcgtgctgttgtagttcgaggacaccactcatcttaagcaagtaagcaagtaccagtaacttaatatgaacgagttacatcaacttacatgttgagttacaataactcaactaattggttctttgaaccttgtttattttctaagttccctgaacttgaattcagaagttggcattacttaaaaagttgacgcaacgacttacattaactttttaagtaatgccaacaaagttgattagttgacggaactttttgagctttttcagcattttttaagttcggataactaaaatgaattttgttttggcaacttttacactatttttgagttgtccaaacttactccttttgaattgcgccaacaaggcgaacaagtcatttatACGAGTGTACGCTTATTCGAGCTTCACTCAAACATGAAATCGAGGTTTGGTGCAAGAAAGgaatatctgcaatagctgccctatagaaaaCTTTTCTATATGACacctagcagctattgcagaGAGACCTTTCTTGCTCTAACTAAATCCCTGAAATGTACAACATTCAGTATTtaaattatctgtgaataattTGAACTTATTAGGCGCACAACTGGAGCTCTTTAATTATGCAAATCATGTAGACCTAGATCTACATTGCGCTTCTTTTTGAAGCATTATAATGTTAGCATTAAAAGTGCatgcatgtacagggtgtcccaaaaaagagaacccttattgcgccctctttttctcctatttcatttcatttcattttattagaaaaagcatcgtggccctaaggccaaattgagcaatttttacaatcattaaaagacatcaaaatattacaaaattacaaatacaaaatatataaacaacaaatttaaattcaaataatgcaagataagagatgaaaaatattgcacagtATATAAATGGATATTGCTACATATTAAAACATCAGCATGCAGGTGTGAGTCGGTTCCGGGAGACGGTGTGGGTGGAAAAAGGGTACACAGGTGAAGGGTGCATGAGCGCACGCATGCAGATGCACGAACAGTGGCATGCCAGCACTCATGGTCCCTTCATCTCTGAACACATACAACACCCAACCACCACAGAAAAACAGCCACTCACACCTGCACACCCCTACTCACACACACGCCACCACACACCCTAATTCACACCACAGCCACACCACACATATCACTGGACTCAAACAAACTCCAAAAACACCTGGTACTCCTCGTGCTCCCACTCACACATACAACTAAAGAGatcatatataaattatataaataatgacacctgcatacatgtaatacatcaaaactgtttaaaatcactaaaaatggCAAGTGCAAAAGGATAACTACtgattcaataaattaataaaatatggtactggactattagcaaacctggatgttctgactggaatttttgatattgcacttgaattgcGGAGATTTCTACCATGGGCTTCAAACCTAGTGGGGGGAATGAGATGACTAGTACGAGCATTGGTTGATAGCCCTTCAGCAAATGAATGACAGAGTAATTCTCTTCTGTTAGTTAAAAATCAAGATTGCACGAAGTAATTGCATcatcataagatgtatagttCCAACCAAGTATTGTCCTACATGCCCGTTTTTGGATTCTTTCAATATCAGCAGATTGTTTTGATGTAATACTTGAGTGCCAAACCACAGCAGCATATTCGAGAACTGGTCTAAGGTAACTTTTAAGAACAATGGTGAGCTCATCTTGAGAgaagccaaatttttttaaagtgcgaAGCATAAAAAGACGCCTATTGGCTCTGGTTAGCATGTCATTAACCTGGGCGTCCCATTTTAGGTCATTTTGTAACCAGAGACCGAGCACTTTCGCTTTGTCAACATAAGGAAGAGGCTCATTACCAATTCTCAAATCTGTGTGTAGTGGCTCTGATCTACCAAAATTAACAAGTAGAGCCTGGCATTTGGATGGGTTTAATTTAAGGCAattgtttttggcccactcaGTAAAATCATTCAAATCATCTTGAAGACAGCCTTTAACATTACGATGACGGTTCTCACCAAAGGTCATGTCATCAACGTATTTCCAGTATTGTGATTTGGCATCTGTGGCAGCATCATTAATAACAATTTGGAATTTAATAGGACCCAGTTTTGTGCCTTGAGGAACCCCCCTTTGACCGTAACATACTCAGATAAAGAATCATTGAATTTCACACACTGCTGCCTGTTGTGCAAAAAATCACAAATCCATGGCACAATGGTTCTTCTCACACCAACTTCGATCATTTTCTCAATTAACAAGGTGTGATTGATAAGATCGAACGCTTTTGAGAAATCTGTCAGAACCACTGTGCCAACGTTGTGATTTTTTTCCGCACCCTGGTGGAGAAAATGCATGAGATTAACTAAATAATGGCTGGTAGAAACTCCAGAAACATTGCCAAACTGTTTGATGTCAATAAAATTCTCAATGTCTTCCAAAATCCACTTACAAATAAACCCCTcagcaattttggagaaaattgaaGTGAGAGACACAGGCCTAAGTTTTTCAACATTAGGAGGGCTGGTCTTTGGAACTGGCACAATTATTGCTTTTTTCCATTGGGTGGGCACAATTCCCTCCTTATAGGAGGAATTTAAAATATCTGTAAGTGGAATACTGAGTTCATAAGCAAATTCACGCACCAATTGAGGTTTAAAACCATCGGGGCCACCAGCTTTAGATGGATTCACTTTCTTCAGTTCAGAGTAAACATCCCATGGGTAGAGATGAGGGACTGGATTTTTTGCAGGTAAATAAGCAGGAAGCTTAGCCAGGACAAGAGGCTCAATGTGGGCTGACACACTAGCGAACATGTTGTTAATAGTGTTAGCCTTACCTGTAGAGTCATCATCAGCTACTCCTGGGACACTCACTCTGAGCTCAGATTTGTTgttatttgtgacaatttttatcTGCTGGTGCCACTTACGGGGCTCGGTTTTTTGAAGAGATCTAATTCTCTGAGCATGATAAGTTAACTTAGCTTTAGTAATCTCTCTTTGAACCTTGTTACGTAATTTACGCCACTCAACAGGGTTAACCTCAAAAGCCATTTGTCGTTTCTTTATCAACTTCTTAACATATGGCGTGATCCATGGTTTATCATTATTGTgaatctttttctttttaattggGAAACACTCTTCAGAAGCAGAATCAAGCATGGCATAAAACTGATCAACTTTGCTCTGAGAACCCTCGCATTCAAGGATTTCATGCCAGTCTTGTTTCTGAATCCATGTACCAAAGCGATTAATTCCATCCTCAGTGATGGGACGACCAACATGTATTTTAACAGAGTTATTTCTATTTGAAATCACTTTCGGATTCCATAAGACACCCTTGTGATCACTGCTCCCTTTtggagaaatagcaaaaggaTCACTGTACTGTTCAATGAGTTTACTGTTCGTAATCACAAGATCTAAAATTGCATTTTCACGAGTATTGAAGTTTACAATTTGAAACAAATCATTTCCCCTCATGATGGGGTAAACTTTCATGCGATTAAAGTCACCTGTTATTATAATACCAATCTCAGGATATTTTGAACGTAAAAAGTCCACACTTTGTAGTAGGTGATCAGACAGTAGTTCTTGATGCGGCGAGTCAGTTGTAATATACACAGCACACACAGCGATGGCAGAAATACCACGAGGCAGTCGTTTAGGACGCATCAATACCCATGTACATTCCAGTTGGAATTCCGGTTTCTTTTAAATTAAGAAAGGATCTTGATCTAGCTCAACATGACTCTACTGTTAATGTTATTGATCATTCTGAGTCTATTTTTattgaaatcatgaattccaagtgtaagaatattattattggtaatgtttatcgtgctcatagaactgatgttgatttatttaacTCTGATTTAAGTCATTGTCTTGATGTTATTTCGAATGAAAACAAACATTGTTATATTTCGGGTGATTTTAATTTAGACCTTTTACAGCACGAAGCTGATTCCAAAATTCAGAATTTCCTTACAAACTTTTTTCGATCATAATATGTTTCCGCTTATAGATCGCCCCACCAGGATCACGTCACATTCTGCTACAATTCTTGATAATATCTTCACTAATGTCTTTGATAAGAAAATTAAGTCTGGTATATGTGTCTCTGATATCACGGATCATTAccctatttttcaatttactgattccatttcattgaaatataattttgttggatCCAAACATGGTCGTTCATTTACTCAACGTAATATTCATTATTTTACAAATCACCTTGAATTAACAAATTGGAATCATGTTCTAAATGAGGAATCTGTTAGCCAAGCGTATAAGTTATTTATTGATAAACTGACTGTTTTATATAATCGTTGTTTTCCCATTAAGGCAAAACGTGTGAATCAAAGTTCTAATCGTATTCctcataaaccatggatcacaACTGCTATTTTAACATCTATTAGTCGTAAGGATAAGTTATATCGTAAATTCAAATCTTGTCCAACTGATGCCAATAAGCGTTTACTTGTAAATTATAGAAATACTCTTACCAGTCTAATTCGTAAttctaagaaaatgtattattgtaattTACTCAGTGAACAAAAGCACAATCTCAAACAAACCTGGAAGATCCTTAATGATCTTTTAGGAAGGAATCGTAAACAACCATTTCCTGATTGTTTTGATATAAACAACTCTCCAACTACCGATCCTAAAATAATTGCTGAtgggtttaatgattttttttttttttttggtcctaAGTTAGCTAAAAATATTCCATCTGCACACATTCCTTTTGATCACTTTTTGAATAATGTTTCTTCGccccaaaattcactttttcttACACCAACGGACACAAATGAAGTTATAAAAATCTGTGCTTCTCTTAGATCTAGTGCTAGTCCTGGCCATGATGAAATTAGACCTGATATTGTAAAATCTGTCGAACACCTGATTGCTGCTCCGGTGGTtcacatatttaatttgtctatttcaaatggaatttttcCAGATGAGCTAAAGCACGCCAAAGTTGTTCCTATTTTTAAAGCTGGAGACTCCAATTTATGTAATAATTATCGCCCAATTTCTATCCTacttgtgtttttaaaaaaatttgagcgTATAATTCATAAGAGACTTTATAATTTTCTTACATATCATTCATTACTTCATCAAAGTCAATTTGGTTTCAGAACAAATTTTTCATCCTACATGGCTGTTTTAGAGGCATACAATAAGATCGTTTCTCATCTTGATAA
This DNA window, taken from Amphiura filiformis chromosome 16, Afil_fr2py, whole genome shotgun sequence, encodes the following:
- the LOC140172587 gene encoding uncharacterized protein; this encodes MLPTLFMTNARSLVNKLDEASVIFELNNVDIAVVSESWFKSTIPDHQVDLGGYTLFSKSREHKRGGGVAIYVRQDIPTSYIADIVVPVQLECTWVLMRPKRLPRGISAIAVCAVYITTDSPHQELLSDHLLQSVDFLRSKYPEIGSSDHKGVLWNPKVISNRNNSVKIHVGRPITEDGINRFGTWIQKQDWHEILECEGSQSKVDQFYAMLDSASEECFPIKKKKIHNNDKPWITPYVKKLIKKRQMAFEVNPVEWRKLRNKVQREITKAKLTYHAQRIRSLQKTEPRKWHQQIKIVTNNNKSELRVSVPGVADDDSTGKANTINNMFASVSAHIEPLVLAKLPAYLPAKNPVPHLYPWDVYSELKKVNPSKAGGPDGFKPQLVREFAYELSIPLTDILNSSYKEGIVPTQWKKAIIVPVPKTSPPNVEKLRPVSLTSIFSKIAEGFIYAKSQYWKYVDDMTFGENRHRNVKGCLQDDLNDFTEWAKNNCLKLNPSKCQALLVNFGRSEPLHTDLRIGI